Proteins from a single region of Corynebacterium casei LMG S-19264:
- a CDS encoding type IV toxin-antitoxin system AbiEi family antitoxin domain-containing protein, with product MRYYWSTKMNEALEIAADLASQQWGLVTSAQARSLGVAAFQMSRLVDRGAFVRIRSSPPEWCFCLSLKQAV from the coding sequence ATGCGCTATTATTGGAGCACAAAAATGAATGAAGCTTTAGAAATAGCTGCAGATCTTGCGTCTCAGCAATGGGGTCTTGTTACGTCTGCTCAGGCCAGGTCGCTGGGCGTCGCGGCATTTCAAATGAGCCGGCTCGTGGACAGAGGAGCCTTTGTGCGTATTAGGTCAAGTCCACCCGAGTGGTGTTTCTGCCTTTCGTTGAAACAAGCAGTGTGA
- a CDS encoding YhgE/Pip domain-containing protein, with translation MTSRTTRALWSLLLTVPIIVGAVFAFSTSWEPSQAWSSGEDATGAPADQVTAEDIVNARRAAGEAQSQAGFLVTGAEQLADGTSELREGADQLGPGVDQLVDGAQELTNGMTQLQAGTGQLGDGATELANAVDTAVNQVVGLGAVQGQLLEAVDAAEKDLEGVDTDDAKEIRSAIGDLKKQLENFDVGEEITGPLTELQDGSRELANQLEVPGYAYHDGVYSATEGSKQLLAGLQELQSGTGDLTGGSQELADGADRVKTMADLNKTKADAVQRALPAVQAPAAGEGAEEVDPELAAAEGETSGALSPVVAMLLAALVMLGGAALGWAWINRLGRPVITLTVGTIGLVAAGTMLLWLLGGSISPLGLVVGAVMMTLASLASTVMTRAVFARMGATPGLIATAVAGIVQVGLVGYVWKTATTGEVGTIWQVLADLTPLNWATTGLISAGNEGSATMLWTSAIVLAAIVIIGFVVAVITRKPQQVFEEPADPSDGQAREVEPVPAP, from the coding sequence ATGACTTCTCGTACCACCCGCGCTCTATGGTCGTTGCTTTTGACCGTGCCCATTATTGTGGGCGCGGTTTTCGCGTTTTCTACTTCTTGGGAGCCGTCCCAGGCGTGGTCGAGCGGGGAGGATGCTACGGGGGCTCCGGCTGATCAGGTCACGGCGGAAGACATTGTGAATGCTCGTCGCGCGGCGGGTGAGGCGCAGTCGCAGGCTGGTTTCTTGGTCACGGGAGCAGAACAGCTTGCAGATGGCACCTCTGAGCTCCGCGAAGGCGCCGACCAATTGGGACCTGGTGTGGATCAGCTTGTTGATGGCGCGCAGGAACTGACCAACGGAATGACGCAGTTGCAGGCTGGTACGGGGCAACTGGGCGATGGCGCGACAGAGTTGGCCAATGCCGTAGATACTGCGGTCAACCAGGTGGTTGGCCTAGGCGCGGTTCAGGGCCAGCTGCTAGAGGCAGTGGATGCGGCGGAAAAGGATCTGGAGGGCGTCGATACAGATGACGCGAAAGAGATTCGTTCTGCAATCGGGGATTTGAAGAAGCAACTAGAAAACTTTGATGTCGGTGAAGAAATCACCGGACCACTCACGGAGCTGCAAGATGGTTCCCGTGAGCTGGCTAATCAGCTGGAAGTGCCGGGATATGCGTATCACGATGGTGTTTACTCAGCGACTGAGGGAAGCAAGCAGTTGCTGGCTGGGCTGCAGGAGCTGCAATCGGGTACCGGGGATCTGACTGGCGGTTCGCAAGAGCTTGCCGATGGCGCTGATCGCGTCAAGACCATGGCCGACCTGAACAAGACCAAGGCGGATGCAGTGCAGCGTGCCTTACCAGCGGTGCAGGCGCCAGCAGCGGGCGAAGGTGCTGAGGAAGTTGACCCAGAACTTGCCGCGGCAGAAGGGGAGACCTCCGGCGCGTTGAGCCCTGTGGTTGCCATGCTGCTTGCAGCATTGGTGATGCTCGGCGGTGCGGCATTGGGCTGGGCCTGGATTAATCGTCTGGGCCGCCCGGTTATTACGTTGACCGTGGGCACGATTGGTCTGGTCGCGGCTGGCACGATGTTGCTGTGGTTGCTTGGTGGATCTATCTCGCCGCTGGGCCTAGTCGTTGGCGCCGTCATGATGACTTTGGCATCACTGGCTTCAACCGTGATGACCCGCGCGGTGTTCGCGCGCATGGGGGCCACACCGGGACTGATTGCAACGGCTGTGGCCGGCATTGTGCAGGTGGGCCTGGTGGGCTACGTCTGGAAGACGGCCACCACCGGTGAGGTGGGCACCATCTGGCAAGTGCTCGCGGACCTGACGCCGTTGAACTGGGCGACCACTGGTCTGATTTCTGCCGGCAATGAAGGCAGCGCCACCATGTTGTGGACGTCCGCGATTGTGTTGGCTGCCATCGTTATCATTGGCTTTGTAGTTGCGGTGATCACCCGCAAGCCACAGCAGGTATTTGAAGAACCAGCTGATCCAAGCGACGGGCAGGCCCGCGAAGTAGAACCAGTGCCTGCACCCTAA
- a CDS encoding catalase: MSAADEVLNKGERVAGQGNSTSPSGQPVPSENTSITAGPQGPNVLNDIHLIEKLAHFNRERVPERTPHAKGHGAFGELHITEDVSEFTKAKLFQKDTVTPMMVRFSTVAGEQGSPDTWRDVHGFALRFYTEDGNYDIVGNNTPTFFLRDGMKFPDFIHSQKRLGNNGLRSADMQWDFWTRTPESAHQVTYLMGDRGTPKTSRHQDGFGSHTFQWINEEGKPVWIKYHFKTRQGWETFTDAEAAEMAGKNADYHREDLHNAIEQGDYPIWDVKVQIMPFEDAENYRWNPFDLTKTWSQKDYPLVDVGYFVLNRNPRNFFAQIEQVALDPSNLVPGVGLSPDRMLQARTFAYADQQRYRIGANYKQLPVNQPLNADKVNTYEHEGSMAFLFNNENDPVYSPNRYGKGAGYLDDGETSAQPNGQASDLYVNPDPHGTDLVRAPYVKHQDDDDFMQAGILYREVYDDGEKERLVDNITNAMAGISEQVEQQVYEYWTNVDEELGARVREVYATKK; this comes from the coding sequence ATGTCTGCTGCTGATGAAGTACTGAACAAGGGCGAGCGTGTCGCTGGCCAGGGCAATTCAACTAGCCCATCTGGTCAGCCTGTCCCATCCGAGAACACCTCGATCACCGCTGGTCCACAGGGCCCAAACGTCCTCAATGACATCCACCTGATTGAAAAGCTGGCTCACTTCAACCGTGAGCGCGTCCCAGAGCGTACCCCTCACGCAAAGGGCCACGGCGCATTCGGCGAACTGCACATCACCGAAGATGTTTCTGAGTTCACCAAGGCAAAGCTGTTCCAGAAGGACACCGTCACCCCAATGATGGTCCGTTTCTCCACCGTTGCTGGTGAGCAGGGCTCCCCTGATACCTGGCGTGACGTTCACGGTTTCGCACTCCGCTTCTACACCGAAGACGGCAACTACGACATCGTGGGTAACAACACCCCAACCTTCTTCTTGCGCGACGGCATGAAGTTCCCAGATTTCATCCACTCCCAGAAGCGTCTTGGCAATAACGGTCTGCGTAGCGCTGATATGCAGTGGGATTTCTGGACCCGTACTCCTGAGTCCGCTCACCAGGTCACCTACTTGATGGGTGACCGCGGTACCCCTAAGACCTCCCGTCACCAGGACGGCTTCGGCTCCCACACCTTCCAGTGGATCAACGAAGAGGGCAAGCCAGTCTGGATCAAGTACCACTTCAAGACCCGTCAGGGCTGGGAGACCTTCACCGATGCTGAGGCAGCGGAGATGGCTGGTAAGAATGCTGACTACCACCGTGAGGATCTGCACAACGCGATTGAGCAGGGTGACTACCCAATCTGGGACGTTAAGGTCCAGATCATGCCTTTCGAGGATGCAGAGAACTACCGCTGGAACCCATTCGATCTGACCAAGACTTGGTCCCAGAAGGATTACCCACTGGTTGATGTGGGCTACTTCGTTCTGAACCGCAACCCACGCAACTTCTTCGCTCAGATTGAGCAGGTTGCTCTGGATCCTTCTAACCTGGTTCCTGGCGTTGGCCTTTCCCCAGACCGCATGCTTCAGGCTCGCACCTTCGCATACGCTGACCAGCAGCGTTACCGCATTGGTGCGAACTACAAGCAGCTGCCTGTAAACCAGCCACTGAACGCTGACAAGGTCAACACCTACGAGCACGAGGGTTCCATGGCCTTCCTGTTCAACAACGAGAATGACCCTGTGTACAGCCCTAACCGCTATGGCAAGGGCGCTGGCTACCTGGATGACGGTGAGACCTCGGCTCAGCCTAACGGCCAGGCTTCTGACCTGTACGTCAACCCAGATCCACACGGCACCGACTTGGTTCGTGCTCCTTACGTGAAGCACCAGGATGATGATGACTTCATGCAGGCTGGCATCCTGTACCGCGAGGTATATGATGACGGTGAGAAGGAGCGTCTGGTAGACAACATCACCAACGCAATGGCTGGCATCTCCGAGCAGGTTGAGCAGCAGGTCTATGAGTACTGGACCAATGTTGACGAAGAGCTCGGCGCTCGCGTTCGCGAAGTTTACGCAACCAAGAAGTAA
- a CDS encoding RNA polymerase sigma factor — protein MTPYVAGRFIEVNSNHGRDDARVTELALQAGRGDRSALTEFIRATQDDVWRLLAHLGGPEIADDLTQETYLRVIGALPRFAARSSARTWLLSLARRVWVDNIRHDMARPRKSATEYEDATAQSASPENSSAWAEWIDARALIDALPEDRREALILTQVLGYTYEEAAKIAGVRVGTIRSRVSRARKDLIEGS, from the coding sequence ATGACCCCCTATGTGGCTGGTAGATTCATAGAGGTGAATTCCAACCATGGGCGTGATGATGCGCGCGTTACTGAGCTTGCCTTGCAAGCCGGTCGCGGCGATCGGAGCGCACTCACGGAATTCATCCGCGCCACCCAAGATGATGTGTGGCGCCTGCTTGCGCACTTGGGCGGACCCGAAATAGCCGATGACCTCACGCAAGAGACTTACCTGCGTGTGATTGGTGCGCTCCCCCGCTTTGCCGCGCGGTCATCGGCACGCACCTGGCTGCTATCCCTCGCGCGTCGCGTGTGGGTGGACAACATCCGCCACGACATGGCCCGCCCACGGAAATCCGCCACCGAATATGAAGATGCCACCGCCCAGTCAGCCTCCCCTGAAAACTCCTCCGCGTGGGCCGAGTGGATCGATGCTCGCGCGCTGATCGATGCCCTGCCGGAAGACCGCCGCGAAGCGCTAATTCTTACCCAAGTTCTTGGCTACACCTATGAGGAAGCCGCAAAGATTGCCGGCGTTCGCGTGGGCACGATCCGCTCCCGTGTCTCCCGCGCACGCAAAGACCTCATCGAAGGCTCCTAG